A genome region from Salvia splendens isolate huo1 chromosome 19, SspV2, whole genome shotgun sequence includes the following:
- the LOC121780233 gene encoding single-strand DNA endonuclease 1-like, whose product MGVKNLWDILETCKKTLPLHHLQNKRVCVDLSCWMVQLQNVNRSHCPLKDKLYLKSLFHRLRALLALNCSLIFVTDGSIPCIKLSTYRRRLNTGNEAMPIAHAKHTSQNVSSLKRNMGSEFSCMIKEAKLLGIALGIQCLDGIEEAEAQCALLNAESLCDGCFTSDSDAFLFGARTVYRDICLGEGGYVTCYEMDDIERELGFGRDSLITLAILLGSDYTQGIRGVGPEHACQLVRAAGDSSVLQRLASEGLSFAKKPKNSKKKGKITEGENKENYDDNKRDFNGNESDFPMDNQFLQVINAYMKPKCHSADSDAVNRVLALYQVNNNQLHQICAQYFDWTLEKTDEYILPKIAERNLRRFANLRVTSSKLDLHPPINEMPVKCPISRIIKQRKIQGRDYFEVSWEDMDGVEASVVPADLVQSACPEKIMEFRELKAQKQKPSRKPRQKQKRDTKELDRKLQQLVDEIEKESTTSNAIGETKIDAPTSRQKTVDIEEIDGKLQELTIDTEKESSGSGSTNPRGGMLQQQRMMHFGTSIGGCSVAAEVIDLISPLPPRQCPVSKPRECVEVIELSDTENDATPQHARKMVRDQVSTAYDDYLYKKSDNCASKSSVICFD is encoded by the exons ATGGGAGTGAAGAATCTGTGGGATATCTTGGAAACTTGCAAGAAAACTCTCCCCCTTCATCATCTCCA GAACAAGAGGGTGTGTGTGGATTTGTCGTGTTGGATGGTTCAGCTTCAAAATGTGAACAGATCCCACTGTCCATTGAAAGACAAGCTCTATTTGAAGAGTCTCTTCCACCGCCTCAGAGCCCTCCTTGCTTTGAATTGCAGCCTTATCTTCGTCACTG ACGGCTCAATTCCCTGTATCAAATTATCTACATATAGGCGCCGCTTGAATACTGGAAATGAG GCAATGCCAATTGCACATGCTAAGCATACTAGTCAAAATGTATCATCTTTGAAAAGAAATATGGGATCTGAATTTTCTTGCATGATCAAAGAAGCCAAGTTGCTGGGCATTGCCCTTGGGATTCAATGCCTAGATGG GATTGAGGAGGCTGAAGCTCAATGCGCTTTGCTGAACGCAGAATCATTATGT GATGGATGTTTTACATCAGATTCTGATGCTTTTCTGTTTGGTGCAAGAACAGTTTATAGAGACATTTGTTTGG GAGAAGGTGGTTATGTTACTTGCTATGAAATGGACGATATCGAGAGAGAACTTGGGTTTGGAAGGGATTCCTTG ATTACTCTTGCTATTCTTCTGGGGAGCGATTACACCCAAGGAATTCGTGGGGTTGGGCCA GAGCATGCTTGTCAGCTTGTGAGAGCTGCTGGTGATTCGTCTGTTCTTCAGCGGCTTGCATCAGAGGGCTTGTCATTTGCAAAGAAGCCAAAAAACTCGaaaaagaagggcaaaattacTGAGGGAGAAAATAAAGAGAATTATGATGATAACAAGAGGGATTTTAATG GGAACGAATCTGATTTTCCAATGGACAATCAGTTTTTGCAAGTGATAAATGCATACATGAAGCCCAAGTGTCATTCAGCAGACTCAGATGCAGTGAACAG GGTTCTTGCTCTCTATCAAGTCAACAACAACCAGCTGCATCAGATTTGTGCTCAATATTTCGACTGGACGCTTGAAAAGACAG ATGAGTACATCCTTCCGAAGATTGCTGAAAGAAACTTGAGGCGATTTGCTAACCTTCGAGTCACTTCTTCCAAATTAGACCTCCATCCGCCAATCAACGAG ATGCCAGTGAAATGTCCTATATCTAGGATTATCAAGCAAAGAAAAATCCAGGGAAGGGACTATTTTGAGGTTTCGTGGGAAGACATGGATGGAGTCGAAGCATCAGTTGTACCTGCTGATCTTGTGCAGAG TGCTTGCCCTGAAAAGATCATGGAGTTCCGGGAGCTAAAAGCTCAGAAACAGAAGCCCAGTCGTAAACCAAGACAGAAACAGAAACGAGACACAAAGGAACTCGACAGAAAGCTCCAACAACTGGTGGACGAGATTGAGAAGGAGAGCACCACCTCGAACGCCATTGGAGAGACGAAAATAGATGCTCCCACATCAAGACAGAAGACGGTCGACATCGAGGAAATCGATGGAAAGCTTCAGGAACTGACCATCGACACAGAAAAGGAGAGCAGTGGTAGCGGCTCGACTAATCCAAGAGGAGGAATGCTTCAGCAACAGAGGATGATGCACTTTGGTACCAGCATTGGTGGTTGCTCTGTTGCTGCAGAAGTTATTGATCTTATAAGTCCGCTGCCGCCACGACAATGTCCAGTGTCGAAGCCCCGAGAGTGTGTTGAGGTGATTGAGTTGAGTGATACGGAGAATGATGCCACACCTCAACATGCAAGAAAAATGGTTAGAGATCAAGTCTCTACAGCATATGATGACTACCTTTATAAAAAATCTGATAACTGTGCTTCCAAAAGTAGCGTGATTTGCTTTGATTAA
- the LOC121779451 gene encoding transcription factor MYB17-like isoform X1 — protein MRREDGMKSAKTRHKKEHFAHQLHAFSTASFLPLDFCENWLKMGMKREKEEVKKKRKKGRRPCCEREGVTKGAWSPEEDKILVEFISQNGHGTWRNLPQLAGLLRCGKSCRLRWTNYLRPDIKRGPFSPEEETMIIQLHGALGNKWAAIASHLAGRTDNDVKNFWNSHLRKRFDSMALDRPSSSSKYVDTKSGSPHMVKWEGVRINADSRLSIPFNNSKGDYFLHLWNTEVGESFRNVHETGDGCGGAAASRSSTSQSSSSLTKVELTSVLELCKTPSPVEMKVELRDIKKETEEDIAVFSDTSKPYELEDPSDSMLKLLLDFPIGGNDMAFLDSDVST, from the exons ATGAGAAGAGAAGATGGCATGAAATCAGCTAAAACAAGGCATAAAAAAGAACACTTCGCCCATCAGTTACACGCTTTCTCCACTGCTTCCTTTCTCCCTCTTGATTTCTG TGAAAATTGGTTGAAAATGGggatgaagagagagaaagaggaggtgaagaagaagaggaagaagggaAGAAGGCCATGttgtgagagagagggagtgaCCAAAGGAGCTTGGAGTCCTGAGGAGGACAAGATTCTTGTTGAGTTTATCTCACAGAATGGACATGGCACTTGGAGAAATCTCCCTCAGCTTGCag GTCTCCTTCGCTGTGGAAAGAGCTGTCGTCTTCGCTGGACCAACTATCTTCGACCTGACATCAAACGTGGTCCCTTCAGCCCGGAGGAAGAGACTATGATTATTCAACTCCATGGAGCGCTTGGTAACAA ATGGGCTGCTATAGCCTCTCATCTCGCAGGAAGAACAGACAACGATGTCAAGAACTTCTGGAACTCACATTTGAGGAAGCGCTTCGACAGCATGGCCCTCGACCGGCCATCTTCATCTTCAAAGTATGTTGACACAAAATCTGGTTCCCCTCACATGGTTAAGTGGGAAGGTGTGAGGATAAATGCCGACTCCCGCCTCTCTATCCCGTTCAACAACAGCAAAGGTGACTACTTCCTACACCTCTGGAACACTGAAGTCGGAGAGTCATTCAGAAACGTGCACGAGACTGGAGATGGGTGTGGTGGAGCTGCTGCATCTCGCAGTTCAACATCACAGTCATCATCATCCTTGACCAAAGTTGAGTTGACCAGTGTTTTAGAACTCTGTAAGACCCCCAGCCCGGTGGAGATGAAAGTCGAGCTTAGGGATATCAAGAAGGAAACGGAGGAGGACATTGCTGTGTTTTCAGACACATCTAAGCCATATGAGCTTGAAGATCCATCTGATTCAATGCTGAAGCTGCTGCTGGATTTTCCTATTGGAGGTAACGACATGGCATTTCTCGACTCTGATGTCTCTACATAA
- the LOC121779451 gene encoding transcription factor MYB17-like isoform X2 — MGMKREKEEVKKKRKKGRRPCCEREGVTKGAWSPEEDKILVEFISQNGHGTWRNLPQLAGLLRCGKSCRLRWTNYLRPDIKRGPFSPEEETMIIQLHGALGNKWAAIASHLAGRTDNDVKNFWNSHLRKRFDSMALDRPSSSSKYVDTKSGSPHMVKWEGVRINADSRLSIPFNNSKGDYFLHLWNTEVGESFRNVHETGDGCGGAAASRSSTSQSSSSLTKVELTSVLELCKTPSPVEMKVELRDIKKETEEDIAVFSDTSKPYELEDPSDSMLKLLLDFPIGGNDMAFLDSDVST, encoded by the exons ATGGggatgaagagagagaaagaggaggtgaagaagaagaggaagaagggaAGAAGGCCATGttgtgagagagagggagtgaCCAAAGGAGCTTGGAGTCCTGAGGAGGACAAGATTCTTGTTGAGTTTATCTCACAGAATGGACATGGCACTTGGAGAAATCTCCCTCAGCTTGCag GTCTCCTTCGCTGTGGAAAGAGCTGTCGTCTTCGCTGGACCAACTATCTTCGACCTGACATCAAACGTGGTCCCTTCAGCCCGGAGGAAGAGACTATGATTATTCAACTCCATGGAGCGCTTGGTAACAA ATGGGCTGCTATAGCCTCTCATCTCGCAGGAAGAACAGACAACGATGTCAAGAACTTCTGGAACTCACATTTGAGGAAGCGCTTCGACAGCATGGCCCTCGACCGGCCATCTTCATCTTCAAAGTATGTTGACACAAAATCTGGTTCCCCTCACATGGTTAAGTGGGAAGGTGTGAGGATAAATGCCGACTCCCGCCTCTCTATCCCGTTCAACAACAGCAAAGGTGACTACTTCCTACACCTCTGGAACACTGAAGTCGGAGAGTCATTCAGAAACGTGCACGAGACTGGAGATGGGTGTGGTGGAGCTGCTGCATCTCGCAGTTCAACATCACAGTCATCATCATCCTTGACCAAAGTTGAGTTGACCAGTGTTTTAGAACTCTGTAAGACCCCCAGCCCGGTGGAGATGAAAGTCGAGCTTAGGGATATCAAGAAGGAAACGGAGGAGGACATTGCTGTGTTTTCAGACACATCTAAGCCATATGAGCTTGAAGATCCATCTGATTCAATGCTGAAGCTGCTGCTGGATTTTCCTATTGGAGGTAACGACATGGCATTTCTCGACTCTGATGTCTCTACATAA